In one window of Salinisphaera sp. T31B1 DNA:
- a CDS encoding phage tail protein: MPYYRLPDIPIDFGPGYQPSANVDEAQFGDGYEQTRPAGINWLRDNYTINYSLLTRAEFERLDAFIREHLSGKPFFWQPPWDSVERQWRCRSWSGQRPTSARFASASATLTENFTPLGEAPTDWPE, encoded by the coding sequence ATGCCGTACTACCGCCTGCCCGATATCCCGATCGACTTCGGCCCGGGATACCAGCCCAGCGCGAACGTCGACGAAGCCCAGTTCGGCGACGGCTACGAGCAGACTCGCCCGGCGGGCATCAACTGGCTGCGTGACAACTACACGATCAACTACAGCCTGCTGACGCGCGCCGAGTTCGAGCGGCTCGACGCCTTCATTCGCGAACACCTGAGCGGCAAGCCGTTTTTCTGGCAGCCGCCGTGGGATTCAGTGGAGCGGCAGTGGCGTTGCCGAAGCTGGTCGGGCCAGCGGCCGACGTCGGCCCGGTTCGCCAGCGCGAGCGCCACGCTGACCGAAAATTTCACCCCGCTCGGCGAAGCGCCGACCGACTGGCCGGAGTAA
- a CDS encoding phage minor tail protein L, with translation MPQSEDVQSLHQDAIVTLFVIDARRENAGILRFVPEAVDGGPALLDEYEYQPFPIAAEGFEWSGKGPLPQPTLSVSALSVSFLSLVIEADNLVGLPIQRHRIYRKHLDDGSDPDPESQFPVDYYVFEQKTTHTRTQLQFSLAVEMDQQGRQIPARQVLRDACTHIYRRWNAEAGAFDYTSATCPYSGSACFNRAGDSVPPAEDACGKRLSDCRLRFGQHGNLPTRAFPGVGRYR, from the coding sequence ATGCCTCAGTCGGAAGACGTGCAGTCGCTGCACCAAGACGCCATCGTCACGCTGTTTGTCATCGACGCCCGGCGCGAGAACGCCGGCATCCTGCGATTCGTGCCGGAAGCGGTCGACGGCGGCCCGGCGTTGCTGGACGAGTACGAATACCAACCGTTCCCGATCGCCGCCGAGGGGTTCGAATGGTCGGGCAAAGGCCCGCTGCCCCAGCCAACGCTGAGCGTATCGGCGTTGTCCGTATCGTTCCTGTCGCTGGTGATCGAAGCCGACAACCTCGTCGGGTTGCCGATTCAGCGCCACCGCATCTATCGAAAGCACCTCGACGATGGCAGCGACCCGGATCCGGAATCGCAGTTCCCGGTCGACTATTACGTGTTCGAGCAGAAAACCACGCACACCCGCACGCAGCTGCAGTTCAGCCTGGCCGTGGAGATGGACCAGCAGGGCCGACAGATCCCGGCGCGGCAGGTGCTGCGGGATGCCTGTACCCATATCTACCGCCGCTGGAACGCTGAGGCCGGCGCGTTCGACTACACGAGCGCGACCTGCCCGTACAGCGGGAGCGCGTGCTTCAACCGCGCCGGCGACAGCGTGCCGCCGGCCGAGGACGCCTGCGGCAAGCGGCTGAGTGATTGCCGCCTGCGCTTCGGCCAGCACGGCAACCTGCCCACGCGCGCATTCCCCGGCGTCGGCCGCTACCGATAG
- a CDS encoding collagen-like protein: MAWAVTGNIKGPKGDQGEQGPKGAPGEDGAGIQIAGSVADYASLPTGLGAEDSGQGYLVESDGLLYIWTGSNFPADGNGVSFRGPMGEQGEQGPKGDKGDTGATGPKGDTGNAGADGTAATINVGNTSTLAAGSSATVSNTGNSTAAVFDFGIPAGPQGTPGADGANGAKWFDGSGAPGTVSGASAGDYYLDTDSGDVFKLS, encoded by the coding sequence ATGGCATGGGCAGTAACAGGCAACATCAAAGGCCCGAAGGGCGACCAGGGCGAGCAGGGGCCGAAAGGGGCGCCGGGTGAAGACGGCGCCGGCATTCAGATCGCCGGCAGCGTGGCCGATTACGCCAGCCTGCCCACTGGCCTGGGGGCGGAAGACTCCGGCCAGGGCTATCTGGTGGAATCGGACGGCCTTCTCTACATCTGGACGGGGTCGAACTTCCCGGCCGATGGCAACGGCGTGTCGTTCCGCGGGCCGATGGGCGAGCAGGGCGAGCAGGGACCGAAGGGAGACAAAGGCGATACCGGCGCAACAGGCCCGAAAGGTGACACTGGCAACGCAGGCGCCGATGGAACGGCGGCGACCATCAACGTCGGCAACACCAGCACGCTGGCCGCCGGCTCCAGCGCGACCGTCAGCAATACCGGCAACAGCACCGCGGCCGTGTTCGATTTCGGCATTCCAGCCGGCCCGCAGGGAACGCCCGGAGCCGATGGCGCGAACGGGGCGAAATGGTTCGATGGATCCGGCGCCCCGGGCACTGTTTCAGGCGCGTCGGCCGGGGACTACTACCTCGACACCGACAGCGGCGACGTCTTCAAACTGAGCTGA